The Aggregicoccus sp. 17bor-14 genome includes a region encoding these proteins:
- a CDS encoding carboxypeptidase regulatory-like domain-containing protein yields MTWPALHLLVLSSVLVPLVACVEPPPPPPDRPDACSVELVLLRVKVVDAEGAPVEGAVVTARNEGSGKTLIGTTDARGATLAVNEEIGDGAVEVQAERAPKTSPAVAVGWTCDACHCYPSTAELTLALDR; encoded by the coding sequence ATGACGTGGCCTGCCCTGCACCTGCTCGTGCTCTCCTCCGTGCTCGTCCCTCTCGTCGCGTGCGTGGAGCCGCCTCCGCCACCTCCGGACCGCCCCGATGCGTGCTCCGTGGAGCTGGTGCTGCTGCGGGTGAAGGTGGTGGACGCGGAGGGGGCGCCCGTGGAGGGCGCCGTGGTCACCGCGCGCAACGAGGGCAGCGGCAAGACGCTGATCGGCACCACGGATGCGCGCGGCGCCACGCTCGCGGTGAACGAGGAGATCGGCGACGGGGCGGTGGAGGTGCAGGCCGAGCGCGCGCCCAAGACGAGCCCGGCCGTGGCGGTGGGCTGGACCTGCGACGCCTGCCACTGCTACCCGAGCACCGCCGAGCTCACGCTCGCGCTGGATCGCTAG